A window of Halovivax gelatinilyticus genomic DNA:
GGGCGTCGTCGTCCGCGACGTACTCGCGGTAGCGCGAGATGGCCATGACGAAGATCATCACCAGCAGGTTGGCGATCTGCGAGGCGGCCATCGCGAGGATCCAGGTCCCCATGTTCCGTTCGCCACCCATCAGGACCGCGAAGTAGGCGACGTAACCGACGATCATGCCGATCGACTGGCCGACGACCATCGTGATGACGTCGCGGTTTTTGATGTGGGCGATCTCGTGGGCGATGACGCCCTCGAGCTCGTCGTTGTCCAGGATGGCCATCAGCTCGTCCGAAACGACCACCACACCGGCGCCCTTGCGACCGACTGCGAACGCGTTCGGGACACCCATCTGCTGTCTCATCAATCGTGGGGTTGGGACGCCCATATCCCTGGCGAGCGATTCGGTCATGTGGTGGACGTGCTGGTACCGCGGGTCGTCGGGCATGTCTTCTGCTCCCCGTAGCGCCATCCACTTCCCGATCTTGTACTGGAGCGCCGGGACGATCAGGATCCCGACGGCGAGGATGATCCACAGGTTAAAGCCCGTCATCGCGGCGATTGCGGTCGCTGCCACGAGGTAAAAGGCGAACAGAATGGCGCCGACGACGACCATTCTGACCTTCAAGCCGAAGTCTGTCATGTGCACCAATAGGTAAGCGAGCGTCATAAATTACGTGATAGGGGTAGTATATTGGTAACGCATGCCAATAATCTCGACCGGTCGCCGAACGCGATGCTGTGTTACGGACGGGGCCGGTTCGCCTAATTCAGAGGGTCGGTCCAATGACCGAATCTCGAACCGTCCACGTACTGGTCCGAGACGCAACGGCTAAGTACTCGGACCGAATCAATCCTGCTAATGCGACCAGTCGCTCACGGCACGTCGATGCCAGCCGTGAGCGACGCTACCGCCGACCGTCGGCTCCCGGCTATCGGCGGCTCGACAGCTTTTAAATTCGGTAAAAAACGCTCCTATTAGTGCTCGGAGCGGGCGTGGCGTCCCCGTTTCGGGTGCACTCGGATTCGACGACGAACTGATCGAATCCACCGCTGTGGATTTTCGACACCAGATCGGCCGTTTCGACCCGACAGATCGAACCCGACGGGTCGAGTGCGGCCACCCGGGCCATTGGCCCACCCGAACCCAGACCAGATGACCCACGACGTAGACCTGACCGGCGTCTTCCCGGCGATGTGCACGCCGTTCGACGCCGACGGCCGTATCGACTTCGAAACACTCCGCGCCGACGCCAGCCGACTCGAAGCCGCTGGCGTGGCGGGCCTCGTCCCCGTCGGCTCGACGGGCGAGTCCGCGACGCTCACCCACGACGAACACGTCCGCGTGATCGAGGCCGTCATCGACGCCGTCTCCGACGTTCCCGTGATCGCCGGCACCGGTTCGAACAACACCCGCGAGGCGCTCGAACTCTCCGAGCGAGCCGCAGACGCGGGCGCCGACGCCCTGCTACTCATCTCGCCGTACTACAACAAGCCCGAACAGCGCGGACTGGGCGACCACTACCGGGCGATCGCCGACGCGATCGACGTCCCGCAGATCATCTACAACGTCCCCTCTCGGACGGGCCAGACCGTCGAACCCGACACCGTCGTCGACCTCGCCGCCCACCCGAACGTCGCGGGCTACAAGGCCGCGGAGGGCGACCTGAACGCCATCGGCGAGATCGCAGAGCGGACCCGAGACGAGGACTTCTCGATCCTCTCGGGCGACGACGCGCTCACGCTCCCGATCTGTTCGGTCGGCGGGACGGGCACGATCAGCGTCGTCGCGAACGTCGAACCCGCGCGAACGGTCGCGATGGTCGAGGCGGCCCTCGACGGGGAGTACGAACGCGCACGCGGCCGACACCACGAACTCGGCCCCCTCTACCGAGCGCTCTTCGTCGAGACGAACCCGATTCCCGTCACGGAAGCGCTGGCGATCCGCGAGGACTTCCCGCCACACCTCCGGCCCCCGCTCTCGCGTCTCGCTCCCGAACACCGCGAGGAACTCCGGGCGGTGCTCGAATCGTACGACCCGATCTCACCCGAGGCGACGACGCCGGTGAATCACCGATGACCGACGGCGAACGATTGACGCTGGGCGATCCTCGCCATTCGACGGTGGCCGACGATCGACGATCGACGGTGGCCGATACCGAACGATCGACGATGACCGACGGCCGACGATCGATTCGGCTCGGCGTCACCGGCGCGACCGGCCGCATGGGGCGGGAAGTGCTCGCCGCCGCGAGCGATCGACCCGCGTTCGAGGTCGTCCTCGCCGTCGCCCGTTCTCCCCCGGACGAGCCGATCGAGGCCGTCGAGATCGAGTCGGCGGACGCGTTCGACCGGCTCGTCGCCGACCGCGAACCTCACGTCGTCGTCGACTTCACCGCACCCGTGTCGACGGCGACCTACGCCGACGCCTGCGCGGACGCCGGCGTCGCCTTCGTCACTGGCACGACCGGACTCGACGACTCCCACGAGCGCCGCCTACGAGCCGCGAGCGAGCGAATCCCACTCCTGCGCGCGGCGAACTTCTCGCGCGGGATCGCCGTTCTCGACGCGCTCTGCGCCCGGGCGGTTCGGAGCCTTCCCGACTACGATATCGAACTCGTCGAAACCCACCACGCGGGAAAGCGAGACGCCCCGAGCGGGACCGCGCTCTCGCTCCTCGAGACCGTCGAATCGGAACGCGACGCGAGCGAGCGCGTCCACGGTCGCGTCGGCGACTCTCCTCGCGACGCCGACGAAATCGGCGTCCACTCGATCCGAGCGGGCGCCATCGCCGGCGAGCACGAGGTTGTGCTCGCGGGCGATCACGAGGAACTCCGCCTGACCCACCGTGCCGGTGACCGCGGCGTGTTCGCCGCCGGGGCGCTCGACGCGGCGGCCTGGCTCGCCGGCCGCGATCCCGGTCGGTACGCCTTTGCCGAGGTGATCGAAACATGAGCGGCCTCGAATCGGCCATTAACGGCCTGTGGACGCGCTACGATGCAGACCGGATCGACGCGTCGACGGCGACCGAATCCGACCTCGAAACGCTCGACACCTTCCTGGACGCGCTCGAATCGGGCGAAGTACGGGCCGCCGAGGCCCGGAACGGCTCCTGGGAGGCCAACGAGTGGGTAAAGCGGGGGATCTTGCTCACATTCGGCCTGCGTCAAACCACCGCCCGCGAGTACGGCGACGTCGCGTACAACGACGTCCTCCCGCTCGCCGACACCGCCTCCTACGGCGATCGCGTGACGCGAAACACGCCCGACGGCACGGTCGTCCGCCGCGGGGCCCACGTCGGGAGCGACTGCATCCTGATGAGTCCGTCGTTCGTCAATATCGGCGCCCACGTCGGCGACGGGACGCTCGTCGACTCCTGTGACACCGTCGGTTCCTGCGCCCAGATCGGCGCTGACGTCAAGCTCGGGGCGAATACGCTGATCGGCGGCGTGCTCGAACCGGTCGAGGACGCGCCGGTCGTGATCGAAGACGGCGTCTCGCTTGGCGCCGGCTGTCGCGTCACCTCTGGTTTCGTCGTCGGCGAAGATTCCGTCGTCGGCGAGAACACGCTCCTCACCCCGCGCATTCCGGTGTACGACCTCGTCGACGAGGAAGTCAGATACGGTCGACTGCCGCCGGAGCGACGGGCGTTCACCCGCTTCGTCGAGTCGTCGATCGGCGACCACGACCTCTTCGACGGCGGCGCCTACAAGCCGGCGGTCGTCGCCACGACGCTCGAAGACCGTACCCTCGAGGCGACCGAACGCGAGGGGGTGTTACGATCGTGAGCGACGAGGCTCCGATCGCCACGCCGTCGATCGCGACGGACGCGGACGAACGCGTGCGACGCCTCGGCGACTGGGACGACGCCTCGCTGCGCTCGCTGGCCGACGAGCACGGCACGCCGCTTTTCGTCCTCGATCTCGACCGCGTCCGGGCGAACTACCGCCGGCTTTCGGCGGCGTTTCCCGACGCGGAGATCTGCTACGCGGCGAAGGCGAACGCGCTCTCTGACGGCCTCGAGACGGTGCTCGACGAGGGAGCGACGATCGAGTGCGCCTCGGCGGGGGAGGTTCACCGCGCGCTCGCGGCCGGGGCGTCCGGCGACCGAATTCACTACACGGCGGTAAATCCGCCCCGGGCCGACCTCGCCTACGTCGTCGACGCGTGGACCGACGAACCCGATCTGACGATAACGGCTGGCGCCCGGGACACGGTCGACCGACTCGCGGAACTCGGCTACGACGGCCGACTCTGTCTGCGCGTCAACCCCGGCGTCGGCGCCGGCCACCACGAGGCCGTTCGGACCGGGGGCGACGTCACGTTCGGCATCCCCGCCGATCGGATCGTCTCGGTGGCCGAGTCCGCCGTCTCTCGCGGATTCGACCTCGTCGGCGTCCACGCCCACGTCGGCTCGGGCGTCCTCGACGACGAGCAGATCGACGCCCACCGGCGGTTCGTCGACCGCGTCGCCGCCATCGCGACGGACGTCGACGCGGCGGTCGACTCGCTCGAGTTCGTCGACGTTGGCGGCGGATTCGGCGTTCCCTACCGCGAGGACGATTCGCCGCTCGATCTCGCGGCGGTGGCGAACGCCACGCGAACGGGCCTCTCCGACCTCGACGCTCGACTGGTGATCGAACCCGGACGATACCTCGTCGCCGACGCCGGCGTCCTGCTCTCGCGGGTGAACACGGTCAAGGAGACGCCGGAGACGACGGTCGTCGGCGTCGACGCGGGGATGTCGACGCTGGCCCGACCGGCGCTGTACGACGCCTACCACGCGATTCGGCCGCTCGCTCGCGACGAAGCCAGTTGCGTCGACGAACGCGAACTCGTCGGACAGACCGTCACCGGCCCGATCTGTGAGAGCGCGGACGTCTTCTGTACGGACCGATCGCTTCCGAGGCTCGAGCGCGACGACGTCGTGGCGATCGGCAACGCCGGCGCCTACGGCTACGAGATGGCGAGCGCGTACAACTCGCGCCCGCGACCGGCCTCGGTCGTCGTGGACGACGGCGACGCCCGGATCGCCCGGCGACGGGAGACGCTGGCCGACCTGACCCGACTCGAACGGGGAAGACCCGACGGCGGGACGGACCGGTGGACGGAATTGACTCGCGGGTCGGCGACCGATTCGACGAGGATTCCCGAGGTGGGCGAATGAGCACCGTCGCCGCGGATCGAACCGTC
This region includes:
- a CDS encoding M48 family metallopeptidase, with the protein product MTDFGLKVRMVVVGAILFAFYLVAATAIAAMTGFNLWIILAVGILIVPALQYKIGKWMALRGAEDMPDDPRYQHVHHMTESLARDMGVPTPRLMRQQMGVPNAFAVGRKGAGVVVVSDELMAILDNDELEGVIAHEIAHIKNRDVITMVVGQSIGMIVGYVAYFAVLMGGERNMGTWILAMAASQIANLLVMIFVMAISRYREYVADDDARDAIGSGDPLARALEKISAGAEGRDQQTNDTVAALCIFNADRSLLQSIFSTHPPTEKRIAKLRS
- the dapA gene encoding 4-hydroxy-tetrahydrodipicolinate synthase, with product MTHDVDLTGVFPAMCTPFDADGRIDFETLRADASRLEAAGVAGLVPVGSTGESATLTHDEHVRVIEAVIDAVSDVPVIAGTGSNNTREALELSERAADAGADALLLISPYYNKPEQRGLGDHYRAIADAIDVPQIIYNVPSRTGQTVEPDTVVDLAAHPNVAGYKAAEGDLNAIGEIAERTRDEDFSILSGDDALTLPICSVGGTGTISVVANVEPARTVAMVEAALDGEYERARGRHHELGPLYRALFVETNPIPVTEALAIREDFPPHLRPPLSRLAPEHREELRAVLESYDPISPEATTPVNHR
- the dapB gene encoding 4-hydroxy-tetrahydrodipicolinate reductase, which encodes MTDGRRSIRLGVTGATGRMGREVLAAASDRPAFEVVLAVARSPPDEPIEAVEIESADAFDRLVADREPHVVVDFTAPVSTATYADACADAGVAFVTGTTGLDDSHERRLRAASERIPLLRAANFSRGIAVLDALCARAVRSLPDYDIELVETHHAGKRDAPSGTALSLLETVESERDASERVHGRVGDSPRDADEIGVHSIRAGAIAGEHEVVLAGDHEELRLTHRAGDRGVFAAGALDAAAWLAGRDPGRYAFAEVIET
- a CDS encoding 2,3,4,5-tetrahydropyridine-2,6-dicarboxylate N-succinyltransferase yields the protein MSGLESAINGLWTRYDADRIDASTATESDLETLDTFLDALESGEVRAAEARNGSWEANEWVKRGILLTFGLRQTTAREYGDVAYNDVLPLADTASYGDRVTRNTPDGTVVRRGAHVGSDCILMSPSFVNIGAHVGDGTLVDSCDTVGSCAQIGADVKLGANTLIGGVLEPVEDAPVVIEDGVSLGAGCRVTSGFVVGEDSVVGENTLLTPRIPVYDLVDEEVRYGRLPPERRAFTRFVESSIGDHDLFDGGAYKPAVVATTLEDRTLEATEREGVLRS
- the lysA gene encoding diaminopimelate decarboxylase, which gives rise to MSDEAPIATPSIATDADERVRRLGDWDDASLRSLADEHGTPLFVLDLDRVRANYRRLSAAFPDAEICYAAKANALSDGLETVLDEGATIECASAGEVHRALAAGASGDRIHYTAVNPPRADLAYVVDAWTDEPDLTITAGARDTVDRLAELGYDGRLCLRVNPGVGAGHHEAVRTGGDVTFGIPADRIVSVAESAVSRGFDLVGVHAHVGSGVLDDEQIDAHRRFVDRVAAIATDVDAAVDSLEFVDVGGGFGVPYREDDSPLDLAAVANATRTGLSDLDARLVIEPGRYLVADAGVLLSRVNTVKETPETTVVGVDAGMSTLARPALYDAYHAIRPLARDEASCVDERELVGQTVTGPICESADVFCTDRSLPRLERDDVVAIGNAGAYGYEMASAYNSRPRPASVVVDDGDARIARRRETLADLTRLERGRPDGGTDRWTELTRGSATDSTRIPEVGE